The sequence GATTGCCCGTCAGGCAAAAGTTCCGGGATCGACCGAAGAGTTCGCAGTCGTGTTTGCTGCAATGGGTATCACCCGTGAAGAAGCAAACTACTTCATGGCAGACTTCGAGAGAACCGGTGCACTTGAACGTGCAGTGGTGTTCCTGAACCTTGCAGATGATCCGGCAGTCGAACGCACGGTTACCCCGCGTCTTGCACTGACCACTGCAGAGTATCTGGCATACGAGCTTGGATACCATGTGCTGGTTATCCTGACCGATATGACCAACTATTGTGAGGCACTCCGTCAGATTGGTGCTGCCCGTGAAGAAGTACCGGGCCGTCGTGGTTATCCGGGTTACATGTACACGGACCTGGCATCCATCTACGAGCGTGCAGGTATCATTAAGGGTCTGAAGGGATCTGTTACGCAGATTCCGATTCTGACGATGCCTGGTGACGATATTACCCACCCGATTCCGGATCTTACCGGATACATTACGGAAGGTCAGATCGTTATCTCTCCGGAGCTGCACCGTAAGGGTATCTACCCGCCAATCAACGTGCTGCCGTCCCTGTCCCGTCTGATGAACCTTGGTATCGGCAAGGGTCTTACCCGTGACGATCACAAGAAGGTCTCTGATATGATGTACTCGGGTTACGCAGAAGGCGTCGACCTCCGCGGCCTTGTGGCTATCGTTGGTAAGGATGCACTTTCCGAGCGTGACCAGAAGTTCCTTGAGTTTGCAGATGCATTCGAGAACAAGTTCGTCCGTCAGGGTTCCGATGAGGACCGTACGATTGCTCAGACGCTTGATGTCGGCTGGAACATGTTTGTTCAGCTGCCGGAGAGCGAGCTTGAGAAGCGTATCGACCGTGATCTGATTAAGACCTACCACCCGAATTACCGGAAGTGATTTGCCATGGCGCTGAATGTGAAGCCGACCAGATCCGAACTGATCAATCTGAAAAGGAGGATCAAGTTATCGGAACGCGGATATAAGCTTCTGAAGATGAAGCGCGATGGACTGATCCTTGAGTTCTTCAAGGTGCTTGCGGAGGCAAAGGATCTCCGCAATGATCTTGCTGTGAAGTACGCCCGTGCACAGGAAATGATTGCAATCGCAGAAACTGTGGAGGGAAGTATCGGAGTGAAGGCTGCGGCATTCTCGGCATCCGAGAGCCCGCAGATTGATCTCAAGAGCAAGAACATCATGGGTGTTGTTGTGCCGAAGATCGAGTCAAGGAGTGTGAAGAAGACGCTGACTGAGCGCGGGTACGGAGTTCTGGGAACTTCGTCCGCGATCGATGAGGCGGCTGAAGCATTCGAGGATTTAGTGGAGACGATTATTCTCTCCGCAGAACTTGAGACGACGATGAAGCGTCTTCTTGATGAGATTGAAGGAACAAAGCGCCGTGTGAATGCACTGGAGTTCAAGGTGATTCCGGAGCTGATCGAGGCACGGAACTTTATCAAGATGCGTCTCGATGAGATGGAACGCGAAGAGCTGTTCCGTATGAAGAGAGTGAAGGGCAAGTCGGAAAAATAATTTTTATTTTTTCGATTGTCTTTTTGAAAAATTTTTTTTGAAAATATTTTTGGTTACGTGTTTTGATCAGAGATGAATTGGCTGATCGATTTGTGAAGTGACGGGATGTCCTGCACTACTGTGTCCCAGATGAGATCATAGTCCACGTCAAAGTATCCATGAATCAGTTTGTCCCGTGTTCCTGCAATAAGTTTCCAGGGAATTTCATGATGCAGTGAGGTGAACTCTTGCGTGAGATTTTTTACTGCTTCGCCGATGATCTCAAGCGATCTGACCACTGCCCTCTGACACATTTCATCCTGCATGAACATTTCATGCGAGTAGGTTGTAAGGATGTGGCAGAGGTAGGTTGTTTCCTTTTTGATGTGATGGAGGTTAGTCAGGTCGCTTTGCATATGATCAGTTCCCCTTCGATATTTGGTTTGATATAGGGGCTGATGCCTGCCTCGGTGAGGAGATCCACTTTTCGCCCGAAGAGTTCTTCAAGAAAATCTGCGAGCCCCATGTAGTTTCTGATGTTCTTTTTTCCCGGTTGAAATGTTACCAGAACATCTATGTCAGACTCTTGGGTATCCTCTCCCCGGGATACGGAGCCGAAGATTCCAATCGTTGCAACACCATATTTTTCCGAGAGGAAGGAGAGCTCACGCTTGAGTTTTACAAGAACATCATCTTTGATGCTGTGATACACTTCCATTCTGCTGCTCTCCCAATTAAGATGTATATTGGGATTAAGAAATTATAGTATTTCCCCTCGCGTCACAGTTGAGGGATCTGGGGATCAGTACTTGTGAGCATCTGACACCAGTTCCCCAGTTTCCATCCGTCTTCAGTTGAAAGCAGAACAAGAGACACCGCATCAGAGTTGGTCGCATTCGTGTTCACGTTCATCTCAAGAAAAACAAACACCGTCTCTCCTGCGGACACGTTCACGGTATCCTGCTGCAGTCGAACCGACATTCCGTCCGGGACATCAGTGTCAGGATCAAGGTGGACCTGGATGTCCTTCCCGGCTGGTGCCGTAATTTTCAATGAGATGAGGCCGGTCTCGCCCGGGTTTGCCACGAATACAGGGACTCGGCTCTCTGTTGCATTTCGCCGCTCCACTTTGGCAAATCCTGTACTGTTCTCAAGATCAAATCTCCACTCCACCGGAAAAATAATCTGACCCTCAACTCCCGGAGGCATGCGGTAAGAGCCCTTGTCGTAGATACCCGGGGTGAACAGGCTCGAAAACTCTGGTGTTTCATTTTCCACGGAGGTATTCTGAGGCGGCACAGTGGTACATCCTGCGGTGAATATCAGGAGGACTATTAGGAGATTAATGATTGCTATGGATTTGTATGTCATTTTTCAGATGCCTTTTACTTACATTAATCTGTTTTAAATATTTGTAATATTTATCCAGTGCGGCACATCTGCGCCGAAGTTCATATTTTTTGAGATAACTTTTTTGTGCGTCTTTTTTTTCAAAAAAACGTACTGTGATGTCTTGTTGGAAAATTATTCTTGATTGAATATAGGTCACTTCTGAGATTTGTGGCGCGCATATTTTCCGATAAAAAAAAGAAAATAATTTTTTTTTTCTACCGAAAAAATTCTCGAAAAAATTATGCTCTCTGTTTGATTCACACTGATAAGTGAAATCGTCGGCGGGGAATTGATTTTTCGATAGTATGATCTTTGAAAAATATTGTGGGTAATGTATTAATAGTGCCTATTGGCATATCCTTCCTTAAGGGGATGTGGTAATCTCTACTTCGTCCCTCGTATGATCCAGGAGATGATGGTTCTTTATGAGAACTGATAACGGTATCTCTCCGGTCATTGCAGTCGTGGTTTTGATTGGCCTTGTAGTGATAGCTTCAGCTATCATCGGCCTGACTATGCTTGCGACGATGGAGAATGTGTCGGGAACACCGCCAGATGTGCGGTTTCAGGTATCCGCAGACGGAGTGTGTTTGTACCATGCGGGAGGAGATGCACTGCCTCTAAGAAATCTGGTTTTTTATGATACTTCGACAAAAAAACCGATCGAAGTCAAGAATATTGAGCTGATAAAAGGCGGGGGTACTATCTTAAAGTTTGAGGGTGATGACGATAAAAGTTTCGAGCTGAATGTCTGGGAGACAGGGGATAAGATCCGGATCATCAGTGGAAAACTGAGTGAATTGTCGATTGTGGGGCCTGACAGCAGAAACCATCCGGCACTGCTGTACATGGGAGCGAACGCGATGGTGATGCCGATCGGGGATATGGTGCCGGATGAGTGGATAGAAACGGTCGTGCCGGTAGTACCGACCGGGCCAGAAATGCCGGAAATTCCACTTGACATAAATCCAGGAATTTTTGAAGATTTAATTCAAATCCAGAAGAACAACGATAATAAGGGAATTAAATTTGATGAGAAACAATTGATTATAAATGGGGTCCTCGTGGATAGTTATGATTACAATGTCACGAATAAGGATGAAGATATCTGGATTATAGTAAGTCCGGAATATGGTGAGGGTCATACTCAGAATACCACCATTACCGTAAATGTGTATTCCCTTGTGAACGATACATACGAACTAATTTATTCTCCTCCTGCAATACCGGATACACAAGGTCTGCATGATGTAATACTGAAAATACCGAACAATTATTTGATACAAGGGGACCTATGTTACGTAACAATCTATAGAGAAGGTTCGAAGAATGGCATCATAAAATATGCTCAAAAAACAGTTGTCATTAGACTCATTCATTGATTTCATATGAAAAATACTCCTGTTTTTAAATCCCATTCACCCACTTTTTTTCGATGCCAAAATCCTTTACCCACTCCAACATTTAACCATCATTCATCTATAGCAAAGCCTCATATCATTTTCATAAACAACATTGCCTCCGGAGGATTCCTCCCTCAAATTTCGGCAGACACCTCGTGAATTTTTACACGAAGTAATCACAAACAATTTTCCCCACCCATAATTTTTCCCTCTTCACTATTTTACCCAAACTGCTGTACTATAAAATAAATGAATCTATGAGAGAGTCTTCGATGGATTTAATACTCTCATAGCGAAACGTTGTAACTACGAGTGATTACGATTCTATGATTATCTCAGATAGGGAGGAGTGATTTTTCCATGAAATTTGGTACGCTTGCTGATGTGGAAACCCGCGGAAAAACCGTAATGGTTCGCGTGGATCTGAACTCGCCGATCGATCCTTCATCGAATACAATTCTTGACGACAAACGGTTCCGCGAGCATGTCCCAACCATTCAGGCTCTGGAGGAGTCCAAAGTTGTAGTGCTTGCCCATCAGAGCAGGCCGGGCAAAAAAGACTTCACAACGCTCGAAGCGCATGCCGAGCGGCTTGAGCGACTTTTGGATATGCCGGTGACGTATGTTGATGATATTATCGGCAGGTGCGCTAAAGAGGCGGTCCGTAAGTCGCATCCGGGCGATGTGATTCTTCTGGAGAATGTCAGGTTTAGCGCTGAGGAGAATCTGACGATGAAGCCGGAGGACTCGCGGTACACGCATCTTGTCAGAAAACTTTCTTCGATGGCTGACATCTTTGTGAACGATGCGTTCGGTACTGCGCACCGCTCACAACCAACGATCACTGGCCTGCCGTTTGCGATGAAGACGGTCGCAGGTCTTCTGATGGAGAAGGAAGTAAAGAATCTGTCCCGCGTTTTTACTTCAGCACCAAAACCGGTGACGTTTGTTCTCGGCGGAACAAAAGTGGATGACTCGATTGCTGTTGCAGGCCATGTTCTTGCAAATGGTACGGCAGACAAAATTGCGATCATCGGCGTTGTCGCGAATGTGTTTTATCTTGCGAAGGGGATTGATATCGGTGCGCCGTCAACGAATCTGATCAAAATTCTCGGATATGAGGATGAGGTTGCGAAGGCGAAAAAGATTCTTGATGCTTATGGTGATAAGGTTGTTCTGCCTGAGTTTGTTGCGGTGAAGGAGAACGGCGGACGCCGTGAGTATCCGGTTGAGGCAACTCCGGCTGACTGCCCGATTCTTGATATGGGCAGTGAGTCTATCGGAATTTTTTCCGAGCTTCTCTGCAACTCGGGAACGATTGTGTTTAATGGTCCAGCAGGAATGTTTGAGGAGCGGGATTTTGCTACTGGTACGTATGAACTTCTCCATGCAGCGGCAAAGTCAGACTTCTCGGTCTGCGGCGGAGGTCATACGGCGGCGGTTATTGAGCAGCTCGGACTTGAGCCGCAGTACTCGCATCTGTCTACGGGCGGAGGGGCATGCATCGAGTTTTTGACCGGCAAGAAGCTGCCGGCGCTTGATGCGCTGGAAAAGTCATGGGAACTGTTCGGCGGGAAATTTTAACGTACTTCCCCCATCATTTTTTTATTTTGATCCTAAGATGTTATCGTATGGTAATTGTCACCGTGTGAGTCATTAGTATCCCAGCGGTGTTATTGTATGGTGCCACGGTAATTGAGCGTACATCACCTGGTTTTGCATTTGCGAGAACGGTTATTCCTGTGGGTGAGTCAGTTGGATTTTCTTTATCTTTATCTTCATCATCATAGAAATACCATCCATCAACATCCATCCAATAATTGTACCTAGTATCTATATTACGAGCGATGGTTACCTGAACGCCTTGTTTCGGTAGACTTTCTCTCCAGATTGTAACTGTGTTGACAAAACGCAGATCCATAAAAGTGTCCATGTTATTCTCCGGATCCTCCCCATCCTTCAATAGATATTTCGTTTGAAATTTGAAAACTTTCAGGTATTTTCTAATACCCTCATCCTCTATGGAAAGATACGTAGTGACTTCTTCAGTTACAGAGGTACATTTATCATCTTCATAGTAAACAGTAAATGTCACATTATAGGATTTTTCAGAAAGAATAGCATTTAATTTGGGATAGTCATGCAAAAATAGTTTTGTATCCTTCGGATATTCTAACGGAGAATATTCTTTAATAGGTGTTCCGTCATCATAGTCCAATGTCCATTTTTTTACCGGGTATTCTTCCACATACGTGCTTTTATCCGTGATATTGAGTCTGTAGTTCATCACATCACAACTTATTGCTATACGTGCCCGATCACTGACTTCCTGTGGAGTCTTCCATTTCGCCCCAACCCGCATCTTTCCAGTATAGATCACCTGCTCCGTCTTATCATCAAACGTCGCCGTGATCACCATCGGATAATAGCCCTCATCAAATCCCTCTTCAAACTCAATCAGTACCGGCACCCCGTCAGAAAATACTGTCAGGTTATTCACAGGAGTACCAATCCGTACTCCGCCAGCAGTTGCAACAGCCACCTGAACCCCTTTCATCTTCACAAGATCCTCTCCCCAGAACGTCAACTGCAGCGGCTTCGTATCATCTCCGGTAGTATGCGGCACCACTCCGATAGTCTTTCCTCCGCTGACCGCATCACCAAATCCCAAAACCGTCACTCCGACAACCGCGGCCATCACAACCGTAATTGCAACAATGAGGATCATACCAATCACCGGTGATACTCCGCTGTTTCCTTTGCCTCGCATCATTCCCCCTGACAAAATAATATGTTATAGTGCGTGCTTCCTAATCAACGTATTTCCATAGTATGCTTTGATCAAAAAATCCGGAAAACATCTGATGCCGTGAACAGAAATTTTTCAAGCGAAAAAATGATTTTTATTTATCGGAATTTTTGTATACGGTTTTGTTTGAAGTAACCGGGATAAAATCCATCGAGATTTTTTCCCAACACCAACTCTATACATTGTCACAGTACCTGATCATAATGTAATCTCTTAACTCCATTATGTTAATATATCTTTACAACAAACACTATCATAACGAATCTCCTGCTTGTGTTTGGGGATCGTACTCAGGAGTGGTAGACAACTTGAAAGAACAAAAATTCAGACACGAACTCAAATATTACATCAACCACGCAGACTATCTCACCATCCGTCAGCGGATGTCAACCATCGCAGGCAGTGACGAACATGCAGATGAAAACGGAACCTACAAAATCCGCAGCCTCTACTTTGACACCCCGGGCGACAAAGCCCTCTACGAAAAACTCTACGGCATCAACAATCGCGAGAAATTTCGCATCAGACTTTACAACAACGACGACTCATTCGTTCGCCTCGAAAAAAAGACCAAAGTAAACGCACTCACCTGCAAAATATCAGCCCCCGTCACCCGCGACCAGTGTGAAAAACTGCTTGTCGGAGACACCGACTGGATGAAAAATGCCGGACACGCTCTTCTCACCGAACTCTACGCAAAAATGCGGTACGAACAACTCCGGCCAAAAACTCTCGTCGACTACACCCGCGAACCCTTCACCTATGGGCCCGGAAATGTCAGAGTCACCCTTGACTCCAACATTACCACCGGCATCAGAACAACCGACCTCTTCGACCCGGCAATGCCGACCATCTCAACCTATGGCGTCTCAGTCATCATCCTCGAAGTAAAATACGACAACTATCTCCCTGACATCATCAGAAACATGATTCAGGTCGAAAACAGAAAAGCAACAGCCTTCTCCAAATACGCCGTCGCTCGGATGTTTGGATAATTACAGGATACTCATCATGACATTATACACATCATACCAATTACCTGGAGGCGAGAATTGTGGCAGAACAGCTGACCTTTAACGACATCCTCTCCTCAAACCTCCTGACCACCGTGACCTCATTCTCGCTCACGGACATGATCATAGCCATGGGCCTTGCCTTCGTACTCGGTCTTTTCATTTTCTTCGTCTACAAACAAACCTACAGCGGAGTCATGTACTCATCAGGCTTTGGCATATCCCTCATTGCCATGGCCCTCATCACCACCATGATCATCATCGCTATCGGCTCCAACATCATCCTGTCTCTCGGAATGGTTGGTGCACTCTCGATTGTTCGGTTCCGGTCCGCAGTCAAAGATCCCATGGACATCACCTACTTGTTCTGGGCAATTTCTGCCGGAATCGTTCTCGGTGCAGGCCTCATCCCGCTTGCCTTCTTCGGTTCGATTGCGATCGGTGTCTTTTTGCTCGTCTTCTCCCGCAAAAAATCCCGCGACCAGCCATTCATTCTGGTTGTCGACTGTGATGGAGATGCAACCGAGAAGAAGATCATGGACATCCTCTCGCTCAGCGTGAAGAAACTCGTCCTCAGGTCCAAAACCGTTCGGACCGGCTCGGTCGAGCTGACCGTTGAGGTCAGACTCGCAGGCGAGACCAGCGAGTTCATCAACCGCATCGCAACGCTTCCCGGAGTCTCAAGCGCCGTTCTTGTCACGTACAACGGAGAGTATCTCACGTAAAATCATGATCGATGCAAAGTACATCAACCTCATCACCATAGTCTGCGTGGTCGCAGCTGCGGCTCTTATTGCGGTACTGATGTTTGCTCCTGGCCTTCTCGGCATCACCGAGAAGGAACGCATCGTCACGTATGCATCCATGTTTGACGAGGATGCGATAACCGAGATCAATATTGTGATCAGCGATGCCCTGTGGAATGACATTCTGGAAAATCCTCTCGCAGAAGAGTATCACCGCTGCGACATTGTGATCAACGGAGTCACGTATCCTTCGGTTGGTATACGGACCAAGGGGCTGACCAGTCTTTCACAGGTTGCGTCCAGCGACTCGGACCGGTACAGTTTCAAGCTGAAGGCCGATGAGTATGTGAATGATCAAAGTTTTGCCGGACTTTCCGAGTTTGTGGTGAACAATGTCTATCAGGATGCTACCTACATGAAGGAGTATCTCTCCTATGATCTGATGGAGTACATGGGTGTGCCAACTCCTCTGGTGACCTATGCGAACATTTCGATCAATGGCGAGCCGTTTGGTCTGTACGTGATGATCGAGTCAGTCGAAGACGACTTCGCCTCCCGTGTTTTCGGCGTAAACTACGGTAATCTCTACAAGCCGGAAAGCATGGATAATGCCGGAGGCGGAGGGTTTGGCGGGGGCGGCGAACGTCCTGAGGGTATGGAGAACTTCGGCGGAATGGGAGACATTCCGGCAGGTATGGAGATGGGAAACTTTGATCCTTCTGCCATGATGCCCACCACAAAGCAGCAAAATGGTAATGGCAACGCCAATGCCAACACCACTTTCGACTTCTCGGAACGAAATGGAAATATGGTTCCCGGCGGGATGGGAGGGTTCGGCGGCAGCGGCGGAGGTGCGGATCTGATCTATACTGATGACAGTATTGAGAGCTATGCGCATATCTTCAACAATACGGTCCTGAGCAAGACCAAAAAGGCCGACAAGCAGCGGGTGGTAACCGCCCTGAAGCATCTGAATGAAGGAACTGATCTGGAGACGTATGTTGATGTGGATGAGGTTCTCCGCTACTTTGCGGCAAACACTGCTCTGGTAAATCTTGACAGTTATGTGAGCAGTCTGAAGCACAACTACTATCTCTATGAGGATGGCAAAGGGCAGATTTCGATTCTGCCGTGGGACTTCAATCTGGCGTTTGGTGCGTTCCAGTCAGGCAGCGCGACGAGTTCGGTGAATTTCCCGATTGACACGCCGGTTACCGGTGTGTCTCTGGAGGACCGGCCTTTGATTGGAAAGCTTCTCGAAGTGCCTGAGTATAAGGAGCGGTATCACCAGTATCTTCAGGAGATTGTGGACGGCTACTTTGCGAGCGGCTATTTCGCGGCAAAGATTGATTCGCTCAACGAGCTCATTGCTCCTTCGGTGGAAGCAGACCCGACCGCTTTCTACAGTTACGCAGAGTATCAGAAGGCAGTTGAGTCGCTGAAGCTGTTTGGCGAGCTCCGCGCCGAAAGCATCGCTGGTCAGCTGGACGGGAGCATTCCGTCCACTGATGCCGGGCAGACTGAGAATCCTTCTGCGCTGATCGATGCGTCCAATCTCAATATGAATGATATGGGATCGATGGGCGGCGGCGGTGCTGGAGGATTTGGTGAAGGCAGAAATCAAAATACATTTTTGCAACGCGAATAGCGCGAATGAAAAAATTATCTGTATTTCTCAATGGATAGATATGTCCAAAAAAATAATTATGATAACTTCTTAAAAATCGCCATTGGCGATTTTTTTTATTCGCGCTATTCGCGTTCTTCCGCGAAGCGGTGAGCAGGCCGAAACGACTCCTGAAAGGAGGAGTTGAACACGACGGAACGGCGTGTGGGAGGCATGCGATTCGCGTTTCGGATCATCACTCAGCCAAACCGTAAATATATGTAGTAGCAGAAAGCATTTTTCTGTATTATGGAAACAAAAGAGGTAAAGCACATCGACGTCTGGTCTGCCGCCAAACTGAGTGCGGCAATCTACCTGGTCATCTCCATTATTGCCGGCATCATCTCGGCACTCATTGCCATCTTCAACATGACTGCAATTCCGGGATTATCAATGCTCACATCATTTGGTGAAGGAATTCTCATCATCGTCATTACGGTCGTCATCATCGCCATCATCGGCATGATTGTCGGATTCATTGTCGGCGCAATCATCGCCTTCATCTACAACCTCGCTGCCGGCATCTTCGGCGGCCTGAGACTGGAAGTTGAGTAAAACTTCTTTTTGTATTTTGGTGGAACCACGATCTGTTACCGCACCATGCGGCAACAAAAATAACTCATATTTAGGAGTTATTATCTATTTCCTGCGAATACTGCTGATTTTTATTTTTTGTTGCCGATCTATTGACATTGTGTTTCTAGGTAAAGGGATACTCACAGTAACAGTACTGTTTTAGCGGCAACATCGGCAACAAAAATATAAATTACTGATATATGCGAATAATTTCGACATTCGCTGATTTTAATGGGATAATTTTGTTGCCGCATCCTGCGGTAACAAATCTCCAAAATATATTTTCTCTTCACCGTGCACGGCAGGCCTTCGTGATCGTGCTTCCGGCAGTGAAAAGATCCTGCTGGGTCAGCACGACAACTTCTGTATCGGTACGAATCGTCAGCTTTCCGCTCTCGGTAATCTTTCCGATGATTTCATACGGAATACCGCTTTCTTTCAGGAAATGCTCATCCGAAAACGTCACCAGGAACCGTCCGTAGGTTTCTGAGAACAGCTTCGTCACGGCATCGCCGCTCAGCTGCACCTCAGCCTGCGCCGCAAGATTTACCAGCGCATACAACAACCCGCCGCGGGTAATCGCCATACATCCGCTTACCTGCGCCTTCTCCACCAGCTCACGGATGGCCGGCAGCGCCTTCACATCGCCCACTGCCGGTGCCGCACCACCGCAGCCGGTCACTGCGTCCAGCACCGATCCGCCAAGCTCCTCCTTTGTTGCACCGACAACTGCAATCATGTCGCCGTTATCCGGCCACTCCCAGCCGATCAGATCTCCCTTGCCGAACATTGCAACTGCCGGAGCCGGCTTGATACTGGTACCGTAAGCATCCGACTCATTGTAGAGCGAAACATTTCCTCCAACAATCGGAATCGCCAGAGCGCGGCACATATCACCGAGGCCTTTGGTTGACTCAGATATCTGCCACATTACTTCAGGCTTCTCCGGAGAGCCGAAGTTTAGATTATCCAGAGCGCACAGCGGCATACCGCCAACCGATACAATGTGCGAGGCAAGCTCGAGCACCGCATTTGCCGCGCCCGCGTACGGATTGAGATACGTGTGGCGGGCATTACATCCACATGCCGCCGAGAGTCCCATGCCGTCAAGCTCGAGCACCGAGTAAAACGGCGTAACACAGTAGGTCCTCCCTTGCGCCTGTGAGTTGAACTGGGCTGCATGCATGCTGTTGTCTGCGAGGTCGGGGTGCGACAGAACTTTTCTGACAAGTTCTGAAATCGTTCCCGCGGGTTTTGTGAACGGCGTTTCTGCGTCATACGGTTTTTCGGGAAAATCGTTCTCCACGACGCCTTCGGTCAGCAGTTTGATCGGCAGTTCGCAGACAACTTTTCCGTTGAACTCGACCACGTACTGATCACTGCCGGTCGTCTCACCAACGATTGCATACGCAAGACCGTATTTTTTGCAGACCGCTTCGGCTTCAGCAACTTTTTCCGGCTTGACTTCTGCGATCATCCGTTCCTGCGACTCGGCGAGCATGATTTCCA comes from Methanorbis furvi and encodes:
- a CDS encoding V-type ATP synthase subunit D; translation: MALNVKPTRSELINLKRRIKLSERGYKLLKMKRDGLILEFFKVLAEAKDLRNDLAVKYARAQEMIAIAETVEGSIGVKAAAFSASESPQIDLKSKNIMGVVVPKIESRSVKKTLTERGYGVLGTSSAIDEAAEAFEDLVETIILSAELETTMKRLLDEIEGTKRRVNALEFKVIPELIEARNFIKMRLDEMEREELFRMKRVKGKSEK
- a CDS encoding type IV pilin produces the protein MRTDNGISPVIAVVVLIGLVVIASAIIGLTMLATMENVSGTPPDVRFQVSADGVCLYHAGGDALPLRNLVFYDTSTKKPIEVKNIELIKGGGTILKFEGDDDKSFELNVWETGDKIRIISGKLSELSIVGPDSRNHPALLYMGANAMVMPIGDMVPDEWIETVVPVVPTGPEMPEIPLDINPGIFEDLIQIQKNNDNKGIKFDEKQLIINGVLVDSYDYNVTNKDEDIWIIVSPEYGEGHTQNTTITVNVYSLVNDTYELIYSPPAIPDTQGLHDVILKIPNNYLIQGDLCYVTIYREGSKNGIIKYAQKTVVIRLIH
- a CDS encoding DUF86 domain-containing protein; translation: MQSDLTNLHHIKKETTYLCHILTTYSHEMFMQDEMCQRAVVRSLEIIGEAVKNLTQEFTSLHHEIPWKLIAGTRDKLIHGYFDVDYDLIWDTVVQDIPSLHKSISQFISDQNT
- a CDS encoding V-type ATP synthase subunit B, with protein sequence MKEYKTVSKVAGPLLFVQKTEPVSYEEQVSLVLPDGTMKRGQVLDTSEDLVVVQCFETTTGLGRDTGVRFLGETFKMPVSKTMLGRILSGGGKPIDGGPDIVPDKRLDINGAAINPYARGSPRDFIQTGISTIDGTNTLVRGQKLPIFSSAGLPHNEIALQIARQAKVPGSTEEFAVVFAAMGITREEANYFMADFERTGALERAVVFLNLADDPAVERTVTPRLALTTAEYLAYELGYHVLVILTDMTNYCEALRQIGAAREEVPGRRGYPGYMYTDLASIYERAGIIKGLKGSVTQIPILTMPGDDITHPIPDLTGYITEGQIVISPELHRKGIYPPINVLPSLSRLMNLGIGKGLTRDDHKKVSDMMYSGYAEGVDLRGLVAIVGKDALSERDQKFLEFADAFENKFVRQGSDEDRTIAQTLDVGWNMFVQLPESELEKRIDRDLIKTYHPNYRK
- a CDS encoding type IV pilin N-terminal domain-containing protein, translating into MMRGKGNSGVSPVIGMILIVAITVVMAAVVGVTVLGFGDAVSGGKTIGVVPHTTGDDTKPLQLTFWGEDLVKMKGVQVAVATAGGVRIGTPVNNLTVFSDGVPVLIEFEEGFDEGYYPMVITATFDDKTEQVIYTGKMRVGAKWKTPQEVSDRARIAISCDVMNYRLNITDKSTYVEEYPVKKWTLDYDDGTPIKEYSPLEYPKDTKLFLHDYPKLNAILSEKSYNVTFTVYYEDDKCTSVTEEVTTYLSIEDEGIRKYLKVFKFQTKYLLKDGEDPENNMDTFMDLRFVNTVTIWRESLPKQGVQVTIARNIDTRYNYWMDVDGWYFYDDEDKDKENPTDSPTGITVLANAKPGDVRSITVAPYNNTAGILMTHTVTITIR
- a CDS encoding phosphoglycerate kinase — translated: MKFGTLADVETRGKTVMVRVDLNSPIDPSSNTILDDKRFREHVPTIQALEESKVVVLAHQSRPGKKDFTTLEAHAERLERLLDMPVTYVDDIIGRCAKEAVRKSHPGDVILLENVRFSAEENLTMKPEDSRYTHLVRKLSSMADIFVNDAFGTAHRSQPTITGLPFAMKTVAGLLMEKEVKNLSRVFTSAPKPVTFVLGGTKVDDSIAVAGHVLANGTADKIAIIGVVANVFYLAKGIDIGAPSTNLIKILGYEDEVAKAKKILDAYGDKVVLPEFVAVKENGGRREYPVEATPADCPILDMGSESIGIFSELLCNSGTIVFNGPAGMFEERDFATGTYELLHAAAKSDFSVCGGGHTAAVIEQLGLEPQYSHLSTGGGACIEFLTGKKLPALDALEKSWELFGGKF
- a CDS encoding nucleotidyltransferase family protein, which encodes MEVYHSIKDDVLVKLKRELSFLSEKYGVATIGIFGSVSRGEDTQESDIDVLVTFQPGKKNIRNYMGLADFLEELFGRKVDLLTEAGISPYIKPNIEGELIICKAT
- a CDS encoding polyphosphate polymerase domain-containing protein, whose translation is MKEQKFRHELKYYINHADYLTIRQRMSTIAGSDEHADENGTYKIRSLYFDTPGDKALYEKLYGINNREKFRIRLYNNDDSFVRLEKKTKVNALTCKISAPVTRDQCEKLLVGDTDWMKNAGHALLTELYAKMRYEQLRPKTLVDYTREPFTYGPGNVRVTLDSNITTGIRTTDLFDPAMPTISTYGVSVIILEVKYDNYLPDIIRNMIQVENRKATAFSKYAVARMFG
- a CDS encoding DUF4956 domain-containing protein codes for the protein MAEQLTFNDILSSNLLTTVTSFSLTDMIIAMGLAFVLGLFIFFVYKQTYSGVMYSSGFGISLIAMALITTMIIIAIGSNIILSLGMVGALSIVRFRSAVKDPMDITYLFWAISAGIVLGAGLIPLAFFGSIAIGVFLLVFSRKKSRDQPFILVVDCDGDATEKKIMDILSLSVKKLVLRSKTVRTGSVELTVEVRLAGETSEFINRIATLPGVSSAVLVTYNGEYLT